Proteins encoded within one genomic window of Bacillus thuringiensis:
- a CDS encoding LytTR family transcriptional regulator DNA-binding domain-containing protein, whose protein sequence is MALLELKQLGKTNQLPVIELEVEKGQCVVLQCNNHTAKVLHRIIIGEEEASTGNVLFEGEAIGKKHYSRIGFCFLKDEAYDRLKVKEYFKFLIGLYESNMSTEEVVQYVGLLDKLNVKIEKLSFSEKRRLHIGRVMIHNPDLVVLEEPEQNVDTESTIIIRKAIMKMKEQGKAIFITSSFLSDALSLTEDVYILNNNGVKKVEIEQEEAEEVDEEKVVQMIPQMKLERIPAKVNDKIILLDPMEIHFIETQNGVTHIHVREGDFVCALTLSELEARLTGFGFFRCHRSYLVNLQRVREVITWTRNSFSLILDDERKSSIPLSKGRMDELKGVIGL, encoded by the coding sequence ATGGCGTTATTGGAGTTGAAACAGTTAGGAAAGACGAACCAGTTACCGGTAATTGAGCTAGAGGTTGAGAAAGGGCAATGTGTTGTTTTGCAATGTAATAACCATACAGCTAAAGTGTTGCATCGCATTATTATTGGTGAGGAAGAAGCTTCAACTGGCAATGTGCTATTTGAAGGTGAAGCGATTGGAAAGAAACATTATTCCCGCATCGGCTTCTGTTTCTTGAAAGATGAGGCATATGATCGTTTGAAGGTAAAGGAATACTTCAAGTTCTTAATAGGATTGTATGAATCAAATATGAGCACAGAAGAAGTAGTGCAATATGTCGGTCTCTTAGATAAGTTAAACGTTAAAATAGAAAAATTATCATTTTCAGAGAAACGTCGGCTTCATATCGGGCGTGTTATGATTCATAATCCAGATTTAGTTGTTTTGGAAGAGCCAGAGCAAAATGTAGATACAGAGAGTACGATTATTATTCGAAAAGCGATTATGAAAATGAAAGAGCAAGGAAAGGCAATCTTTATCACGTCATCATTTCTATCGGACGCCCTTTCATTAACAGAAGATGTATACATATTAAACAATAATGGTGTGAAAAAAGTAGAAATTGAACAAGAGGAAGCAGAAGAAGTCGATGAAGAGAAGGTCGTTCAAATGATTCCGCAAATGAAGTTAGAAAGAATACCAGCGAAAGTGAACGATAAAATCATTTTACTTGATCCAATGGAAATTCATTTCATTGAAACGCAAAATGGAGTGACACATATTCACGTTCGTGAAGGGGATTTCGTATGCGCATTAACATTAAGCGAACTAGAAGCAAGGTTAACAGGTTTTGGTTTCTTTAGATGTCATCGCTCGTACCTTGTGAATTTACAAAGAGTACGAGAAGTGATTACGTGGACTCGTAACAGTTTTAGTTTAATTTTGGATGACGAAAGAAAAAGTTCAATTCCGCTATCGAAAGGACGAATGGATGAATTAAAAGGTGTGATTGGGCTATAA
- a CDS encoding long-chain fatty acid--CoA ligase has product MMMDVPLLIPSMMERAEKYFSKKEVVSRTASRIHTLTYGEIAKRTRRLASVLTKMGIEKGDKVGTIAWNHHRHLEAYFAIPGIGAVLHTINLRLSADHISYIINHAEDKIILVDEDMVPILESIQHEIPHIKAFIIMTDDHKLPHTTLSPAYHYDQLLEEGDETFPFVKDLDEKEPAGMCYTSATTGKPKGVVYTHRSIALHSYTLGLADGGNISEVDTCMPVVPMFHVNAWGLPFASTWFGTKLVLPGPHFTPKILAELIEREKVTITAGVPTIWIGLLQELEKHPYDISSIKTIWSGGSAAPLSMIRTYEERYEIAFRQIYGMTETSPAVVINCPKSYQRDLPKEEYYNLRSRQGYLFPGLEMKVIGQDGEIKWDGEEMGELCLRGPWIAGSYYKDERTEESMKDGWLHTGDIVTVDSEGFIKIADRTKDLIKSGGEWISSVDLENALMSHDKVLEASVVAVPHEKWQERPVACVVLKEGQTVEREELYALLEAEFPKWWMPDDILFVNEIPKTSVGKFLKRALRDQLKTCMVEQK; this is encoded by the coding sequence ATGATGATGGATGTACCACTTCTCATTCCGTCAATGATGGAACGAGCAGAGAAATATTTTTCGAAAAAGGAAGTTGTTTCACGGACTGCATCGCGTATCCATACATTAACATACGGAGAAATTGCAAAACGGACACGTAGGCTTGCTAGCGTATTAACGAAAATGGGGATTGAAAAAGGGGATAAAGTAGGTACGATTGCTTGGAATCACCATAGACATTTGGAAGCATACTTTGCAATTCCAGGAATCGGAGCAGTGCTACATACAATTAATTTAAGACTTTCCGCTGATCACATTTCATATATTATTAACCATGCAGAAGATAAGATTATTCTTGTCGATGAAGATATGGTACCTATATTAGAAAGTATTCAACACGAAATCCCGCATATAAAAGCCTTTATCATTATGACAGACGATCATAAACTACCTCACACAACTCTATCACCAGCATACCATTACGACCAATTACTCGAAGAAGGCGATGAGACATTTCCGTTTGTAAAAGATTTAGATGAAAAAGAACCAGCCGGTATGTGCTACACATCGGCTACGACAGGAAAACCGAAAGGTGTAGTTTACACACACCGTAGTATTGCGCTCCACAGCTATACACTGGGACTTGCAGATGGCGGGAATATATCGGAAGTAGACACTTGTATGCCTGTCGTTCCGATGTTCCATGTTAATGCATGGGGATTACCGTTTGCGAGTACGTGGTTTGGTACGAAACTCGTATTACCAGGACCGCATTTCACACCGAAGATTTTAGCGGAACTAATTGAAAGAGAGAAAGTAACAATTACAGCTGGCGTGCCCACGATTTGGATTGGCTTATTGCAAGAACTAGAAAAACATCCATATGATATTAGCAGTATAAAAACGATATGGTCAGGCGGATCAGCTGCCCCGCTAAGTATGATTCGTACGTATGAAGAGCGATATGAAATTGCATTTAGACAAATATATGGAATGACAGAAACAAGTCCGGCTGTTGTCATTAACTGTCCGAAATCATATCAACGTGATTTACCGAAAGAAGAGTATTATAATTTACGTTCGCGCCAAGGATATTTATTCCCTGGGTTAGAAATGAAAGTGATTGGACAAGACGGTGAAATTAAGTGGGATGGAGAAGAGATGGGAGAACTCTGTTTAAGGGGTCCATGGATCGCAGGTAGCTATTATAAGGATGAGCGTACAGAAGAATCAATGAAAGACGGTTGGCTCCATACAGGAGATATTGTCACGGTTGATTCGGAAGGATTTATAAAAATTGCTGATCGGACGAAAGACTTAATTAAAAGTGGAGGCGAATGGATTTCTTCCGTAGATTTAGAAAATGCCTTAATGTCGCACGATAAAGTGTTAGAGGCATCTGTTGTAGCGGTGCCGCATGAAAAATGGCAAGAACGTCCCGTTGCTTGTGTTGTACTAAAAGAGGGACAAACAGTAGAAAGAGAAGAGTTGTATGCTTTACTAGAAGCAGAATTTCCGAAATGGTGGATGCCAGATGATATTTTATTTGTAAATGAAATTCCGAAAACATCTGTAGGAAAGTTTTTAAAACGAGCGCTGCGTGATCAACTTAAGACGTGTATGGTAGAGCAGAAATAG
- the spoIID gene encoding stage II sporulation protein D: MKFSKPLFITVALLIALVIIVPAALVIPFAKAKVGEEAASKTPPAIESIPAPGKVDTAVQVAVYREKQKKVETLPMEEYVTGVVASEMNASFEIEALKAQALAARTFVVQRMLSGGKKNNADVTDTVKDQVYKSKEELKKQWGNNYENNLKKIEDAVSKTAGQVLTYDGKPISASFFSTSNGRTENAADYWGNDYPYLKSVDSPWDQASPKFTSEQTFTVADFQKRLGVKVLADGKVGDIKERTEGKRVKDVAFQGKTLTGRDVRDKLDLRSSDFTWKQEGDKIIVTTKGFGHGVGMSQYGANGMAAEGKKYTDIVAHYYKGVEIKTMNDYEGKLMVKK, translated from the coding sequence ATGAAATTTTCAAAGCCACTTTTCATCACAGTAGCGCTTCTCATAGCGCTCGTTATCATTGTACCTGCTGCTCTTGTTATTCCATTTGCGAAAGCAAAAGTAGGGGAAGAAGCAGCTTCCAAAACTCCTCCAGCGATAGAAAGTATACCAGCTCCAGGGAAAGTGGATACAGCAGTTCAAGTTGCTGTATATCGTGAGAAACAGAAGAAGGTAGAAACATTACCTATGGAGGAGTATGTGACCGGTGTAGTAGCTTCTGAGATGAATGCCAGTTTTGAAATAGAGGCGCTAAAAGCGCAGGCATTAGCAGCGAGAACATTTGTAGTGCAGCGTATGCTAAGCGGAGGTAAGAAAAACAATGCGGACGTGACAGATACGGTGAAAGATCAAGTGTACAAAAGTAAAGAAGAATTGAAGAAACAATGGGGCAATAACTACGAAAATAATTTGAAGAAAATCGAGGATGCTGTTTCGAAAACCGCAGGACAAGTTTTAACATATGATGGAAAACCAATCTCAGCATCCTTCTTCTCAACGAGTAATGGACGGACAGAAAATGCGGCTGATTATTGGGGAAATGATTATCCGTACTTAAAGAGCGTAGATAGTCCGTGGGATCAAGCTTCTCCGAAATTTACGAGTGAGCAAACCTTTACCGTAGCTGATTTTCAAAAGCGTCTCGGCGTGAAAGTGCTAGCGGACGGAAAAGTTGGTGATATTAAAGAGCGTACAGAGGGAAAACGTGTAAAAGATGTAGCATTTCAGGGGAAAACATTAACTGGAAGAGATGTGCGTGACAAATTAGATTTACGCTCTTCTGACTTCACGTGGAAACAAGAGGGAGATAAAATTATTGTTACGACTAAAGGATTCGGCCACGGCGTTGGCATGAGCCAATACGGCGCGAATGGTATGGCAGCGGAAGGTAAGAAATATACAGATATTGTCGCTCATTACTATAAAGGCGTTGAAATAAAGACGATGAACGATTATGAAGGAAAATTGATGGTGAAGAAGTAG
- the murA gene encoding UDP-N-acetylglucosamine 1-carboxyvinyltransferase: MEKIIVRGGKRLNGTVRVEGAKNAVLPIIAAALLASDGKNVLSEVPVLSDVYTINEVLRHLNAEVVFENNQVTIDASKELNIEAPFEYVRKMRASVQVMGPLLARNGRARIALPGGCAIGSRPIDQHLKGFEAMGAKVQVGNGFVEAYVEGELKGAKIYLDFPSVGATENIMSAATLAKGTTILENAAKEPEIVDLANFLNAMGAKVRGAGTGTIRIEGVDKLYGANHSIIPDRIEAGTFMVAAAITGGDILIENAVPEHLRSITAKMEEMGVKVIEENEGVRVIGPDKLKAVDIKTMPHPGFPTDMQSQMMALLLQADGTSMITETVFENRFMHVEEFRRMNADIKIEGRSVIMNGPNSLQGAEVGATDLRAAAALILAGLVSEGYTRVTELKHLDRGYVDFHKKLAALGATIERVNEKVEEVKEQEVSDLHA; the protein is encoded by the coding sequence TTGGAAAAGATCATCGTCCGTGGCGGAAAGCGGTTAAACGGCACAGTGCGTGTTGAGGGCGCAAAAAATGCTGTATTACCTATAATCGCTGCAGCCCTATTAGCGAGTGATGGAAAGAATGTACTATCTGAAGTACCAGTTTTGTCTGATGTATACACAATTAATGAGGTATTACGTCATTTAAATGCTGAAGTCGTATTTGAAAATAACCAAGTAACAATCGATGCTTCTAAAGAACTAAACATTGAAGCACCATTTGAATATGTACGTAAAATGCGTGCATCTGTTCAAGTAATGGGACCATTATTAGCACGTAACGGTCGTGCTCGTATTGCACTTCCTGGTGGATGTGCAATTGGTTCACGTCCAATTGACCAACATTTAAAAGGCTTCGAAGCAATGGGAGCAAAAGTACAGGTTGGTAACGGTTTTGTTGAGGCATACGTTGAGGGAGAACTAAAAGGAGCTAAAATTTATTTAGACTTCCCAAGCGTGGGCGCGACAGAAAACATTATGTCTGCAGCTACATTAGCAAAAGGGACAACAATCCTTGAAAACGCAGCGAAAGAACCAGAAATTGTTGACTTAGCTAACTTCTTAAATGCGATGGGAGCAAAAGTACGCGGAGCTGGAACTGGAACGATTCGTATCGAAGGCGTTGATAAATTATATGGTGCAAACCACTCTATTATTCCTGACCGTATTGAAGCGGGAACATTCATGGTTGCAGCGGCAATTACTGGTGGAGACATCTTAATTGAAAATGCTGTGCCTGAACATTTACGCTCAATTACAGCGAAAATGGAAGAAATGGGTGTTAAAGTTATTGAGGAAAATGAAGGTGTACGTGTTATCGGCCCAGATAAGTTAAAAGCGGTTGATATTAAAACTATGCCTCACCCAGGTTTCCCAACAGACATGCAATCACAAATGATGGCATTATTACTACAAGCTGATGGAACAAGTATGATTACAGAAACGGTATTCGAAAACCGCTTTATGCACGTTGAAGAATTCCGTCGTATGAATGCTGATATTAAAATTGAAGGTCGTTCTGTTATTATGAACGGTCCAAACAGCTTACAAGGTGCTGAAGTAGGCGCAACTGACTTGCGTGCTGCAGCTGCATTAATCTTAGCTGGTTTAGTATCAGAAGGTTACACTCGTGTAACTGAGTTAAAGCATCTTGACCGTGGTTATGTAGATTTCCATAAGAAATTAGCTGCATTAGGTGCAACTATTGAACGTGTAAACGAAAAAGTAGAAGAAGTGAAAGAACAAGAAGTTTCTGATCTTCACGCTTAA
- a CDS encoding YwmB family TATA-box binding protein, which translates to MKLKAILIVALSVVLFLVGYREMKPISDEKKMESMIAALEKNDAKVEKWSWLARETKTISNIHTFQKLLNDVKDKANIQEWELEQSPDGYKATSYKKFSSYEERIVVTWSKENTKENTFIIFEVSGAKWDPKYVKSMNKIFSEKPIIYTCVQGVLNDKIEGVLQNKTNQVLKDLSARAIEQIEERAFVSVSAYNKKWDDALSTNREKINVQIAIRSTDNKDTIVVGTPIITSEY; encoded by the coding sequence TTGAAGCTTAAAGCCATTCTTATTGTTGCACTTAGTGTTGTTTTATTTTTGGTTGGATATAGAGAGATGAAACCGATTAGCGATGAAAAGAAAATGGAGAGCATGATCGCAGCTTTAGAGAAAAATGATGCTAAAGTAGAGAAATGGTCATGGTTAGCGCGAGAAACAAAAACAATTTCTAATATACATACGTTTCAAAAATTGTTAAATGATGTGAAGGACAAGGCGAATATTCAAGAGTGGGAATTAGAGCAATCTCCAGATGGATATAAAGCTACATCCTATAAAAAGTTTTCGTCTTATGAAGAACGAATAGTAGTAACTTGGAGTAAGGAAAATACTAAAGAAAACACTTTCATTATTTTTGAAGTAAGTGGGGCGAAATGGGACCCGAAGTATGTTAAGAGCATGAATAAAATTTTTAGTGAAAAACCTATAATTTACACTTGTGTTCAAGGTGTACTGAATGATAAGATTGAAGGTGTTTTGCAAAATAAAACCAATCAGGTTTTGAAAGATCTTTCAGCAAGAGCGATCGAACAGATAGAAGAAAGAGCATTTGTGTCAGTCTCCGCATACAATAAAAAGTGGGATGACGCTCTTTCAACAAATAGAGAGAAAATAAATGTGCAAATAGCAATACGTTCTACAGACAACAAAGATACAATTGTGGTTGGCACACCGATCATAACTTCTGAGTATTGA
- a CDS encoding DUF1146 family protein: MAHLLGQQALIAIVSHLLFITITWWALQGIHIERLMKPGKVMQTRVLLILITIAIGTSVSNFFLDYLGYSKSLTYLVK, from the coding sequence TTGGCACATCTTTTAGGGCAACAAGCACTGATTGCCATTGTTTCGCATTTATTGTTTATTACCATTACGTGGTGGGCCTTACAAGGTATTCACATTGAGCGTCTAATGAAGCCTGGAAAGGTGATGCAGACGCGAGTATTACTGATCCTAATTACAATTGCAATTGGGACATCTGTAAGTAACTTTTTCCTTGATTATTTAGGCTATTCAAAGAGTTTAACGTATTTAGTAAAGTAA